One region of Candidatus Krumholzibacteriia bacterium genomic DNA includes:
- a CDS encoding TlpA family protein disulfide reductase yields the protein MNAATTLRAALVMAAFAMAQPGANPARAGGDASATLASHQLSTLDGTETTLAAYRGEVVVVNFWASWCAPCRKELPVMNQWNDAWTSRGGRVVAISVDKDVRKARRFASDEKLTLTVLHDGPDGLARAIDIPSLPCTFLLDRNGRVVTVVRSSSQESLEALHKEAEKLLSHPANPGVQSAGMGGSQ from the coding sequence GTGAACGCTGCAACCACACTCAGGGCCGCTCTGGTAATGGCCGCATTCGCCATGGCGCAGCCGGGTGCAAACCCGGCCCGCGCCGGTGGCGATGCGAGCGCCACGCTGGCCAGCCACCAGTTGTCCACGCTGGACGGCACCGAAACAACCCTGGCCGCGTACCGCGGCGAGGTGGTCGTCGTCAACTTCTGGGCCAGCTGGTGCGCACCGTGCCGCAAGGAGCTGCCGGTGATGAACCAGTGGAACGACGCGTGGACATCGCGCGGCGGCCGCGTGGTCGCCATCTCGGTGGACAAGGACGTGCGCAAGGCGCGCCGCTTCGCCAGTGACGAGAAGCTGACGCTCACCGTGCTGCACGACGGTCCCGACGGGCTCGCGCGCGCCATCGACATTCCCTCGCTGCCCTGCACCTTCCTCCTGGATCGCAACGGGCGCGTGGTCACGGTGGTGCGCAGCAGCTCACAGGAAAGCCTGGAGGCCCTCCACAAGGAAGCCGAGAAGCTGCTGAGCCACCCCGCCAACCCGGGCGTGCAGAGCGCGGGCATGGGGGGTTCGCAGTGA
- a CDS encoding DUF4266 domain-containing protein, whose protein sequence is MNRLVRITFGVLLLNAAIGCASVRPYEKEHLADPIMTQSQEEALRELKWLEAREGSTGGAGGAGGGCACK, encoded by the coding sequence GTGAACCGCCTGGTCCGCATCACCTTTGGGGTTCTGCTGTTGAACGCGGCCATCGGGTGCGCGTCGGTGCGTCCCTATGAGAAGGAGCACCTGGCCGACCCCATCATGACGCAGTCGCAGGAAGAGGCACTGCGTGAACTCAAGTGGCTCGAGGCCCGCGAAGGGTCGACGGGCGGCGCCGGTGGCGCGGGTGGGGGATGCGCCTGCAAGTAG